In a genomic window of bacterium:
- a CDS encoding NAD(P)-binding protein → MAAAFELTRPALAGRYEVTVYQLGWRLGGKGASGRGPAGRIEEHGLHLWMGFYENAFRLMRECYAELGRDPATCPIAGWRDAFAPAPLVGVMDRAGDGPWLPWLADLPRPPGLPGDPDAAGRRWTIADYLLRSAAMLRALFASLGSHAESGPHGDGAGASANGGDGLVERVTQLLRVGELATLTALVEAVSLLELVLGQLGRQGDALVLRLLDALGTGVRRHIAARAATDPPLRRLWIIADLTLATMRGVIRFGLMTDPRGFDAIDDYDCREWLRLNGASEAALASGYLAGLYDLGFSYEDADPARPRIAAGQALRSMVRAFFTYRTAFFWRMEAGMGDVVFAPLYEVLRRRGVRFAFFHRLENVGLAPSGPPHVCRLEFDVQAFVRRAPYEPLVDVDGLPCWPSEPDWSQLVDGERCRQEGWRYESHWDRRRMSARTLTVGEDFDLVVLGVGLGAVPHVCRELVARDPRWRAMVDNVKTVATQAFQIWLSADMEALGWSGPAPAVSGFVEPFDTWADMRHLLPREPWPVAPRALAYFCNVLADEPGAAADDPAYPLRQHERVREHAVRFLERDVVHLWPRAARRPGGFRWDLLVAPDDPHGAPPPADGPGRFATQFWTANVNPSDRYTLSLPGSSAYRISPLDDTYDNLTIAGDWTACGFNAGCVEAAVMSGRLAAHAIAQSPPLEDIVGYDHP, encoded by the coding sequence ATGGCCGCCGCCTTCGAGCTGACCCGACCTGCGCTCGCAGGCCGCTACGAGGTCACCGTCTATCAGCTCGGCTGGCGCCTCGGCGGCAAGGGCGCCTCGGGCCGCGGGCCCGCCGGACGCATCGAGGAGCACGGGCTGCACCTCTGGATGGGTTTCTACGAGAACGCCTTCCGCCTCATGCGGGAGTGCTACGCCGAGCTCGGACGCGATCCGGCGACCTGTCCGATCGCCGGCTGGCGCGACGCCTTCGCCCCCGCGCCGCTGGTCGGCGTCATGGACCGCGCCGGCGACGGCCCGTGGCTGCCCTGGCTGGCCGATCTGCCGCGTCCCCCGGGCCTGCCCGGCGATCCCGACGCCGCGGGCCGGCGCTGGACGATCGCCGACTACCTCCTGCGCTCGGCGGCGATGCTGCGCGCCCTCTTCGCCTCGCTCGGCTCGCACGCGGAGAGCGGCCCGCACGGCGACGGGGCGGGCGCCTCCGCGAACGGCGGCGACGGCCTGGTCGAGCGCGTGACGCAGCTCCTGCGTGTCGGCGAGCTCGCGACGCTCACGGCGCTGGTCGAGGCGGTGAGCCTCCTCGAGCTGGTGCTGGGCCAGCTCGGACGCCAGGGCGACGCGCTCGTGCTGCGCCTCCTCGACGCGCTGGGGACAGGCGTGCGCCGGCACATCGCCGCGCGCGCCGCGACCGATCCGCCGCTGCGGCGGCTGTGGATCATCGCCGACCTGACGCTCGCCACCATGCGCGGGGTGATCCGCTTCGGCCTCATGACCGACCCGCGCGGCTTCGACGCGATCGACGACTACGACTGCCGCGAGTGGCTGCGCCTCAACGGCGCGTCCGAGGCCGCCCTCGCCTCCGGCTACCTCGCCGGCCTCTACGACCTCGGCTTCTCCTACGAGGACGCCGATCCCGCCCGCCCCCGCATCGCCGCCGGCCAGGCGCTGCGCAGCATGGTGCGCGCCTTCTTCACCTACCGCACGGCGTTCTTCTGGCGCATGGAAGCCGGCATGGGCGACGTCGTCTTCGCGCCGCTCTACGAGGTGCTCCGGCGGCGCGGCGTCCGCTTCGCGTTCTTCCATCGCCTCGAGAACGTCGGCCTCGCGCCGAGCGGACCGCCGCACGTCTGCCGGCTCGAGTTCGACGTCCAGGCCTTCGTCCGCCGCGCCCCCTACGAGCCGCTGGTCGACGTCGACGGCCTGCCCTGCTGGCCGTCGGAGCCCGACTGGAGCCAGCTCGTCGACGGCGAGCGCTGCCGGCAGGAGGGCTGGCGCTACGAGTCGCACTGGGACCGGCGGCGCATGAGCGCGCGGACGCTCACCGTGGGTGAGGACTTCGATCTCGTCGTCCTCGGCGTCGGCCTCGGCGCCGTGCCGCACGTGTGCCGCGAGCTCGTCGCCCGCGACCCGCGCTGGCGGGCGATGGTGGACAACGTGAAGACCGTCGCCACGCAGGCGTTCCAGATCTGGCTTTCGGCCGACATGGAAGCCCTCGGCTGGAGCGGTCCCGCACCCGCGGTCTCGGGCTTCGTCGAGCCGTTCGACACCTGGGCCGACATGCGTCACCTCCTGCCCCGCGAGCCCTGGCCGGTTGCGCCGCGCGCCCTCGCCTACTTCTGCAACGTGCTGGCGGACGAGCCGGGGGCGGCGGCAGACGATCCGGCCTACCCGCTCCGCCAGCACGAGCGCGTGCGCGAGCACGCGGTGCGCTTTCTCGAGCGCGACGTCGTCCACCTGTGGCCGCGCGCGGCGCGCCGGCCGGGCGGGTTCCGCTGGGATCTGCTCGTCGCCCCGGACGATCCGCACGGCGCGCCGCCGCCCGCCGACGGCCCGGGTCGGTTCGCGACCCAGTTCTGGACCGCCAACGTCAACCCGAGCGACCGCTACACCCTGTCGCTGCCGGGGAGCAGCGCCTACCGCATCTCGCCGCTCGACGACACCTACGACAACCTGACGATCGCCGGCGACTGGACCGCCTGCGGCTTCAACGCGGGATGCGTCGAAGCCGCGGTGATGTCGGGACGCCTCGCCGCGCACGCGATCGCGCAGTCGCCGCCGCTCGAGGACATCGTCGGCTACGACCATCCGTGA
- a CDS encoding saccharopine dehydrogenase NADP-binding domain-containing protein has translation MTNPLLIYGATGFTGKLCTRAALDLGLRPVLAGRDPGRVAAAAAPLGLPHRAAPLDDPARLAELLRGMRVVLHAAGPFSATAAPMADACLAAGVHYLDLTGEVAVLEALAGRHRTARERGVMLMPAVGFDVVPSDCLAAWVAGRLARPRRLALGFTGLQFATRGSLRTLVEHAGVVRVRRDGRLVDVVPGTLRRAFDYGRGARESLHVSWGDVVTAHYTTGIPDITVYFDATPSLRGMLAASRHLGWALRTPPWQTWLKAHAVLLPEGPTPAERAAARMTIVAEVEDGAGRRAAGRLHTPEAYTLTGLTAAAIARRVLSGRAEPGFQTPGRVLGPDFILGFPDVVREDLLG, from the coding sequence ATGACGAACCCCCTACTGATCTACGGCGCCACCGGATTCACCGGAAAGCTATGCACCCGGGCAGCCCTCGACCTCGGGCTACGTCCCGTGCTCGCGGGCCGCGACCCCGGGCGGGTCGCCGCGGCCGCTGCACCGCTCGGGTTACCCCATCGTGCCGCCCCGCTCGACGATCCCGCCCGCCTCGCCGAGTTGCTGCGCGGGATGCGCGTGGTGCTGCACGCGGCCGGCCCGTTCTCGGCCACCGCTGCCCCGATGGCCGACGCCTGCCTCGCCGCCGGCGTGCACTACCTCGACCTCACCGGCGAGGTCGCGGTGCTGGAGGCGCTCGCCGGACGCCATCGCACGGCGCGCGAGCGCGGGGTCATGCTGATGCCGGCCGTGGGCTTCGACGTCGTGCCCTCCGACTGCCTCGCGGCGTGGGTGGCGGGCCGGCTCGCGCGCCCGCGCCGGCTCGCGCTCGGCTTCACCGGTCTCCAGTTCGCCACCCGCGGCTCCCTGCGGACGCTCGTCGAGCACGCCGGCGTGGTGCGCGTGCGCCGCGACGGCCGGCTCGTCGACGTCGTGCCGGGGACCTTGCGCCGGGCGTTCGACTACGGCCGGGGCGCCCGCGAGAGCCTCCACGTGAGCTGGGGCGACGTCGTCACCGCGCACTATACGACGGGCATCCCCGACATCACGGTCTACTTCGACGCCACCCCCTCGCTGCGCGGCATGCTGGCGGCGAGCCGCCACCTGGGCTGGGCCCTGCGCACCCCGCCCTGGCAGACCTGGTTGAAGGCGCACGCCGTGCTGCTGCCGGAGGGACCGACGCCGGCGGAACGGGCCGCGGCCCGCATGACGATCGTCGCCGAGGTCGAGGACGGCGCCGGACGCCGGGCCGCCGGGCGCCTGCACACGCCCGAGGCGTACACGCTGACCGGACTCACGGCGGCGGCGATCGCCCGCCGCGTGCTGAGCGGCCGGGCCGAGCCGGGGTTCCAGACCCCCGGTCGGGTGCTCGGCCCGGACTTCATCCTCGGGTTTCCCGACGTGGTCCGTGAAGATCTGCTCGGATAG
- a CDS encoding patatin-like phospholipase family protein, with amino-acid sequence MTGLVLTAGGARGAYQAGVLKRLGEIPAFRDGPSPFAIVTGASAGAINGAMVAAGSSAFGATATELAAVWGRLACEQVFRTDALSLGRGVAGLLKDLVLGGVLGHTVTHALLDAAPLRAYLGQALPLGGIADAIRRGHLYAVAITAASYHSGRCYTFIQGRSGHPLWRKSRRVSLPVELTVDHVLASAAIPMIFPPVRVKTTAGALWFGDGAMRLVTPFSPAIRLGASRVLAIGIRSQRAAEVLSREELASAEEAGAAGSELACPPLAQICGVFLNAIFLDHLDADLDHLQRMNELIASYGGGGPPAEPGAGPSEPMRPVEPLVLSPSEDLALVAQRFAHRMPVLVRYVMEGLGTPDAQSADLMSYLLFDSAYTRALIDIGYRDAHARIDEIEAFLRAGTSANGTMERKAG; translated from the coding sequence GTGACCGGGCTCGTGCTGACGGCGGGCGGCGCCCGCGGCGCGTATCAGGCCGGCGTCCTCAAGCGGCTGGGCGAGATCCCCGCCTTCCGCGACGGGCCGTCGCCGTTCGCGATCGTCACCGGTGCGTCCGCCGGGGCCATCAACGGGGCGATGGTCGCCGCCGGCAGCTCGGCGTTCGGCGCCACCGCGACCGAGCTGGCGGCCGTCTGGGGACGGCTCGCGTGCGAGCAGGTATTCCGCACCGACGCGCTCTCGCTCGGGCGCGGCGTCGCGGGCCTCCTCAAGGATCTCGTCCTCGGCGGCGTGCTCGGGCACACCGTCACGCACGCGCTGCTCGACGCCGCGCCGCTGCGCGCCTACCTCGGCCAGGCGCTGCCCCTCGGCGGCATCGCCGACGCGATCCGGCGCGGGCACCTGTACGCCGTCGCGATCACGGCGGCGAGCTATCACTCGGGACGCTGCTACACCTTCATCCAGGGGCGGTCCGGGCATCCGCTGTGGCGCAAGAGCCGGCGGGTGTCGTTGCCGGTCGAGCTGACGGTCGACCACGTGCTGGCGTCGGCCGCGATCCCGATGATCTTCCCACCGGTGCGGGTGAAGACGACGGCGGGCGCGCTCTGGTTCGGCGACGGCGCCATGCGCCTGGTGACGCCGTTCAGTCCCGCGATCCGCCTCGGCGCCTCGCGCGTGCTCGCGATCGGCATCCGCTCGCAGCGTGCCGCCGAGGTGCTGTCGCGCGAGGAGCTCGCGTCGGCCGAGGAGGCGGGCGCGGCGGGCTCGGAGCTGGCGTGTCCGCCGCTGGCGCAGATCTGCGGCGTCTTCCTGAACGCGATCTTCCTCGACCACCTCGACGCCGACCTCGACCATCTCCAGCGCATGAACGAGCTGATCGCGTCGTACGGCGGCGGGGGACCGCCTGCGGAGCCGGGCGCCGGACCGAGCGAGCCGATGCGGCCGGTGGAGCCGCTGGTGCTGAGCCCGTCGGAGGACCTCGCGCTGGTGGCCCAGCGCTTCGCGCACCGCATGCCGGTGCTCGTGCGCTACGTGATGGAGGGGCTCGGGACACCGGACGCGCAGAGCGCCGACCTGATGTCGTATCTCCTCTTCGACTCCGCCTACACGCGTGCGCTGATCGACATCGGCTACCGCGACGCGCACGCGCGGATCGACGAGATCGAGGCGTTCCTGCGGGCGGGGACGTCTGCGAACGGGACCATGGAACGCAAAGCGGGCTGA
- a CDS encoding cyclic nucleotide-binding domain-containing protein, whose amino-acid sequence MLGDLGTRLVYSAGDVLVREGAPATSLYVLRRGTVRLERRGRQDEAALAWLGPADVVGEGAVLGAAEAALTAVAESEVHVDVLDTRVLGEVVATRPGFAARFFRGVAHALHERLGSVARREA is encoded by the coding sequence TTGCTCGGGGACCTTGGCACACGTCTCGTCTACAGCGCCGGCGACGTGCTCGTGCGCGAGGGCGCCCCCGCCACGTCGTTGTACGTGCTGCGCCGAGGCACCGTGCGGCTCGAGCGTCGCGGCCGGCAGGACGAGGCCGCGCTCGCCTGGCTCGGGCCCGCGGACGTCGTCGGCGAAGGCGCCGTGCTCGGCGCCGCCGAGGCCGCGCTGACCGCGGTCGCGGAGTCCGAGGTCCACGTCGACGTGCTCGACACCCGCGTCCTGGGCGAGGTCGTCGCGACGCGGCCCGGCTTCGCCGCGCGCTTCTTCCGCGGCGTCGCGCACGCGCTGCACGAGCGGCTCGGCAGCGTGGCGCGACGCGAGGCGTGA
- a CDS encoding polyprenyl synthetase family protein, with amino-acid sequence MTGAAAVLPAADDLVAGLLEEYGRVTRVALCDYLERREPRRHLYDLVADYPRRGGRMLRPSLCIAAARAFGAQPEDAVRSAVALELLHNAFLVHDDVQDESDERRGRPTLHVLHGVPVAVNVGDALLLLGLRALMDNRRALGPWLAMRILEEAERMGRESVEGQAIELGWRRDNPPWLEDGDYLHMVLKKTCWYTTVYPLRVGALLGARRAGALDACVRFGFFLGAAFQIQDDLLNLVGDPRKYGKELEGDIFEGKRTLMLIHLLRHADDAERAALLAFLARPRAARRAADVRWVRARMDAHGSVEHARRVAHGLVGAAQHEWRQLAQALPDGRDARFLGALPTWVLTRA; translated from the coding sequence ATGACCGGGGCCGCAGCCGTCCTGCCCGCCGCCGACGATCTCGTCGCCGGCCTCCTCGAGGAGTACGGCCGCGTGACCCGCGTCGCGCTCTGCGACTACCTCGAGCGCCGCGAGCCGCGCCGCCATCTCTACGACCTCGTCGCCGACTACCCCCGCCGCGGCGGCCGCATGCTGCGCCCGAGCCTCTGCATCGCGGCGGCACGCGCGTTCGGTGCGCAGCCGGAGGACGCCGTCCGCTCGGCCGTCGCGCTCGAGCTGCTGCACAACGCGTTCCTCGTCCACGACGACGTGCAGGACGAGAGCGACGAGCGCCGCGGACGCCCCACGCTGCACGTCCTCCACGGCGTGCCGGTGGCGGTCAACGTCGGCGACGCGCTGCTGCTGCTCGGCCTGCGCGCCCTCATGGACAACCGGCGCGCGCTCGGTCCCTGGCTCGCGATGCGCATCCTCGAGGAGGCGGAGCGCATGGGACGCGAGAGCGTCGAGGGTCAGGCGATCGAGCTGGGCTGGCGTCGCGACAACCCGCCGTGGCTCGAGGACGGCGACTATCTCCACATGGTCCTCAAGAAGACCTGCTGGTACACGACCGTCTACCCGCTGCGGGTCGGTGCGCTGCTCGGCGCCCGGCGCGCCGGCGCCCTCGACGCCTGCGTGCGCTTCGGCTTCTTCCTCGGCGCCGCCTTCCAGATCCAGGACGATCTCTTGAACCTGGTCGGCGATCCGCGGAAGTACGGCAAGGAGCTGGAGGGCGACATCTTCGAGGGCAAGCGCACGCTGATGCTGATCCACCTGCTGCGGCATGCCGACGACGCCGAGCGGGCGGCGCTGCTCGCGTTCCTCGCCCGCCCCCGGGCGGCGCGCCGTGCCGCCGACGTGCGCTGGGTGCGAGCCCGCATGGACGCGCACGGCAGCGTCGAGCATGCGCGGCGGGTGGCCCACGGCCTCGTGGGCGCGGCGCAGCACGAATGGCGGCAGCTCGCGCAGGCGCTGCCGGACGGACGCGACGCGCGCTTCCTGGGCGCCCTGCCGACGTGGGTGCTCACGCGCGCCTGA
- a CDS encoding cytochrome P450, producing the protein MRSLDEAPFLDFMTPEFEADPAAAIAAIRARSCLARTAIGALVVERRSVEALLGDTRLVSSLLPIVRLQGLTDGPIFDLLSRALLSVDGEDHSRLRRLVSRAFTPRSVERLRPSMAALTEELVERFAPAGRCEFMADFADHYPIQMICELLGVPREDYARFGEWANGLTWVLSFDLANHMDEIRAAYEGLTGYLERFIEARRRAPEDDLVTRLIEAEDGGDRLSPLELRSMIGALLFAGYDTTRNQLGIAMTLFAQHPEQWRLLGERPELAPAAVDEVLRFQGTVAVAPRMTTAEVVVGDYLVPPYTLLTLSTAAANHDPAAFEHPERFDVTVPREPPLTFGGGAHYCLGANLARAEMQEALAILARRLHDLRIDGPIGWRPRTGIFGPTVVPLRFVAR; encoded by the coding sequence ATGAGGTCTCTCGACGAGGCGCCGTTCCTCGACTTCATGACGCCGGAGTTCGAGGCCGACCCGGCCGCCGCGATCGCCGCGATCCGCGCCCGGAGCTGTCTCGCACGCACGGCGATCGGCGCGCTCGTCGTCGAGCGGCGGAGCGTCGAGGCGCTCCTCGGCGATACCCGTCTGGTGAGCTCGCTGCTCCCCATCGTGCGGCTCCAGGGGCTCACCGACGGGCCGATCTTCGATCTGCTGTCGCGGGCCCTGCTGTCGGTCGACGGCGAGGACCACAGCCGCCTGCGCCGCCTGGTCAGCCGCGCCTTCACGCCGCGCTCGGTGGAGCGGCTACGGCCGTCGATGGCGGCGCTGACCGAGGAGCTCGTCGAGCGCTTCGCGCCGGCGGGACGGTGCGAGTTCATGGCCGACTTCGCCGACCACTACCCGATCCAGATGATCTGCGAGCTCCTCGGCGTGCCGCGCGAGGACTACGCGCGCTTCGGCGAGTGGGCGAACGGCCTCACCTGGGTCCTGTCGTTCGATCTCGCGAACCACATGGACGAGATCCGTGCCGCGTACGAGGGCCTCACCGGCTACCTCGAGCGTTTCATCGAAGCGCGCCGGCGGGCACCCGAGGACGACCTCGTGACCCGCCTCATCGAGGCCGAGGACGGCGGCGACCGCCTGAGCCCGCTCGAGCTGCGCAGCATGATCGGGGCGCTGCTGTTCGCCGGCTACGACACCACGCGCAACCAGCTCGGCATCGCGATGACGCTGTTCGCGCAGCACCCCGAGCAGTGGCGTCTCCTCGGCGAGCGGCCCGAGCTGGCGCCGGCGGCCGTCGACGAGGTCCTGCGCTTCCAGGGTACGGTGGCGGTGGCGCCGCGGATGACGACGGCAGAGGTGGTCGTCGGCGACTACCTCGTGCCGCCGTACACGCTGCTGACGCTGTCCACCGCGGCGGCCAACCACGATCCCGCCGCCTTCGAGCATCCCGAGCGCTTCGACGTCACCGTCCCGCGCGAGCCGCCGCTGACGTTCGGCGGGGGCGCGCACTACTGCCTCGGAGCCAACCTCGCGCGCGCCGAGATGCAGGAGGCGCTGGCCATCCTCGCGCGCCGCCTGCACGACCTGCGGATCGACGGCCCGATCGGCTGGCGGCCGCGCACGGGCATCTTCGGCCCGACGGTGGTGCCGCTGCGGTTCGTGGCGCGTTGA
- a CDS encoding sigma 54-interacting transcriptional regulator, whose translation MNDREEPESIVRLREERDAYRLERDLYRRLLDLNRQTELEPLLREALALIVEVARARQGYLELQPEHGPGWSIAHGFTPEAVDAVRARVSQGIIAMALTGGRTILTSSALRDERFSGRESVLSGQIEAVLCAPIGEEAPMGVLYLQGRDVPESFSAEDQERAETFARHFALCAHRLLAERRPAEADPLARLRQTLRLEGVVGRSEALVAVLQQAALLAPLEVTILLTGDNGTGKTQLARVVHDSSPRAGQPFVEVNCAALPETLIESELFGALPGAHSTALRRITGRVAAAERGTLLLDEIGELSPSAQAKLLQLLQSKQYTPLGSARTVQADVRVIAASNTDLAAAVASRRFREDLFYRLQVMPLRMPSLAERLEDVPDLVSAFCATAARRHGLGRMRMSDGAIRAAQAAEWPGNVRQLAHAVEAAMIRAAGEGVLEIQRRHLFPPANGRGADGGQSETFQEATRRFQARLLRDTLEDTGWNVMEAARRLDLKKSNIYQMIKAFGLGRDKP comes from the coding sequence ATGAATGATCGGGAGGAGCCGGAATCGATCGTGCGCCTGCGCGAGGAGCGCGACGCCTATCGCCTCGAGCGCGACCTCTATCGGCGCCTCCTCGATCTGAACCGCCAGACCGAGCTCGAGCCGCTCCTGCGCGAGGCGCTCGCGCTCATCGTCGAGGTCGCCCGCGCCCGCCAGGGATATCTCGAGCTGCAGCCGGAGCATGGGCCCGGGTGGTCGATCGCCCACGGCTTCACGCCCGAGGCGGTCGACGCGGTGCGGGCGCGCGTCTCGCAGGGCATCATCGCGATGGCGCTCACGGGCGGGCGTACGATCCTCACCTCGTCGGCCCTCCGCGACGAGCGCTTCAGCGGCCGCGAGAGCGTCCTCAGCGGGCAGATCGAGGCCGTGCTGTGCGCGCCGATCGGGGAGGAGGCGCCGATGGGCGTGCTCTATCTCCAGGGGCGCGACGTCCCCGAGTCGTTCTCGGCCGAGGACCAGGAGCGGGCCGAGACGTTCGCCCGCCACTTCGCGCTGTGCGCCCACCGTCTGCTCGCCGAGCGTCGACCGGCGGAGGCCGACCCGCTGGCGCGGCTGCGCCAGACGCTGCGGCTCGAGGGCGTCGTCGGCCGCAGCGAGGCGCTCGTGGCCGTGCTCCAGCAGGCCGCGCTGCTGGCGCCGCTCGAGGTGACGATCCTGCTCACCGGCGACAACGGAACCGGCAAGACGCAGCTCGCCCGCGTCGTCCACGACAGCTCTCCGCGCGCCGGGCAGCCCTTCGTCGAGGTGAACTGCGCGGCGTTGCCGGAGACGCTGATCGAGAGCGAGCTGTTCGGGGCGCTGCCGGGAGCGCATTCGACCGCGCTGCGCCGCATCACGGGGCGCGTCGCCGCCGCCGAGCGCGGGACGCTGCTCCTCGACGAGATCGGCGAGCTGTCGCCGTCGGCGCAGGCGAAGCTGCTCCAGCTCCTGCAGTCGAAGCAGTACACCCCGCTCGGCTCGGCGCGTACCGTGCAGGCCGACGTCCGCGTCATCGCCGCGAGCAACACCGATCTCGCGGCCGCCGTCGCGAGCCGTCGTTTCCGCGAGGACCTCTTCTACCGGCTCCAGGTGATGCCGCTGCGCATGCCGTCGCTGGCCGAGCGCCTCGAGGACGTCCCCGACCTCGTGAGCGCGTTCTGCGCCACGGCGGCGCGCCGGCACGGGCTCGGGCGGATGCGGATGTCCGACGGCGCCATCCGCGCAGCCCAGGCCGCGGAATGGCCGGGTAACGTGCGCCAGCTCGCCCACGCCGTCGAGGCGGCCATGATCCGCGCCGCCGGAGAGGGCGTGCTCGAGATCCAGCGCCGCCATCTCTTCCCGCCCGCGAACGGCCGCGGCGCGGACGGCGGCCAGAGCGAGACGTTCCAGGAGGCGACGCGCCGCTTCCAGGCGCGCCTGCTGCGGGACACGCTCGAGGACACCGGCTGGAACGTCATGGAGGCGGCCCGCCGGCTCGACCTCAAGAAGTCGAACATCTACCAGATGATCAAGGCGTTCGGGCTCGGGCGCGACAAACCCTGA